The following are encoded together in the Mugil cephalus isolate CIBA_MC_2020 chromosome 18, CIBA_Mcephalus_1.1, whole genome shotgun sequence genome:
- the LOC125024413 gene encoding ADP-ribosyl cyclase/cyclic ADP-ribose hydrolase 1-like isoform X1, which produces MYKRATLPRSNESVRGLMIMTSPKTSASFVTISVSLWLVLLQLCSGQLRQQLGTTPNIKHIVVGRCYTYITLVNPGLWCDCEEVWRQFEEAVVHQSSCNVTVEDYHHMFNAMPQIWPCDRFLFWSKTRALMHSYAAVFRHFWTLEDTLVGYLFNDLIWCGQDDDSGNDTCEFKTGFDFSSCPDWSACRNHPVYSLWRQASQNFAEMACGNITVLLNGSIVNAFHKRSMFGSVELDSLNPHRVNYVNIKVVTNLDGPHIESCSQGSILDLIQILQSRGFQWTCTDSDQTLMILQCIQDPKRSSCQTYADGNREGLTSS; this is translated from the exons ATGTACAAACGCGCAACTCTTCCGAGGAGCAACGAATCGGTTCGAGGCCTCATGATAATGACATCTCCCAAAACATCTGCCTCTTTTGTAACGATCAGTGTCTCATTAT GGCTTGTTTTGCTCCAGCTTTGCTCTGGGCAGCTGAGACAGCAGCTCGGGACCACCCCCAACATTAAACACATTGTGGTCGGAAGGTGTTACACTTACATTACACTTGTTAACCCCGGCTTATG GTGTGACTgcgaggaggtttggagacagtTTGAGGAGGCTGTCGTCCATCAGTCCTCTTGTAATGTCACAGTGGAGGATTATCATCACATGTTTAATGCAATGCCACAAATCTGGCCTTGTGACAGG TTCCTGTTTTGGAGTAAAACCAGGGCGCTGATGCACAGCTATGCAGCTGTGTTCCGTCATTTCTGGACGCTGGAGGACACGCTGGTTGGCTACTTGTTCAATGACCTCATCTGGTGTGGCCAAGACGACGACTCCG GTAATGACACATGTGAATTTAAAACAGGCTTCGATTTCAGCTCTTGCCCTGACTGGTCAGCGTGTAGAAATCATCCAGTCTATTCCTTGTGGAGGCAAGCGTCACAAAAT TTTGCAGAGATGGCGTGCGGCAACATCACTGTTCTCCTGAATGGATCCATTGTTAACGCCTTCCACAAGAGAAG CATGTTTGGAAGCGTTGAACTGGACAGCTTGAATCCTCACCGGGTGAATTATGTCAACATTAAGGTGGTGACCAACCTAGATGGACCCCATAT AGAATCATGTAGTCAAGGATCCATCCTAGACCTGATTCAGATCCTCCAGTCCAGAGGTTTTCAGTGGACCTGCACAGACAGTGACCA GACCCTGATGATCCTTCAGTGCATCCAGGATCCTAAACGCTCCTCCTGTCAGACATATGCGGACGGCAACAGAGAGGGCCTCACATCCAGCTGA
- the LOC125024413 gene encoding ADP-ribosyl cyclase/cyclic ADP-ribose hydrolase 1-like isoform X2, with protein sequence MYKRATLPRSNESVRGLMIMTSPKTSASFVTISVSLWLVLLQLCSGQLRQQLGTTPNIKHIVVGRCYTYITLVNPGLWCDCEEVWRQFEEAVVHQSSCNVTVEDYHHMFNAMPQIWPCDRFLFWSKTRALMHSYAAVFRHFWTLEDTLVGYLFNDLIWCGQDDDSGFDFSSCPDWSACRNHPVYSLWRQASQNFAEMACGNITVLLNGSIVNAFHKRSMFGSVELDSLNPHRVNYVNIKVVTNLDGPHIESCSQGSILDLIQILQSRGFQWTCTDSDQTLMILQCIQDPKRSSCQTYADGNREGLTSS encoded by the exons ATGTACAAACGCGCAACTCTTCCGAGGAGCAACGAATCGGTTCGAGGCCTCATGATAATGACATCTCCCAAAACATCTGCCTCTTTTGTAACGATCAGTGTCTCATTAT GGCTTGTTTTGCTCCAGCTTTGCTCTGGGCAGCTGAGACAGCAGCTCGGGACCACCCCCAACATTAAACACATTGTGGTCGGAAGGTGTTACACTTACATTACACTTGTTAACCCCGGCTTATG GTGTGACTgcgaggaggtttggagacagtTTGAGGAGGCTGTCGTCCATCAGTCCTCTTGTAATGTCACAGTGGAGGATTATCATCACATGTTTAATGCAATGCCACAAATCTGGCCTTGTGACAGG TTCCTGTTTTGGAGTAAAACCAGGGCGCTGATGCACAGCTATGCAGCTGTGTTCCGTCATTTCTGGACGCTGGAGGACACGCTGGTTGGCTACTTGTTCAATGACCTCATCTGGTGTGGCCAAGACGACGACTCCG GCTTCGATTTCAGCTCTTGCCCTGACTGGTCAGCGTGTAGAAATCATCCAGTCTATTCCTTGTGGAGGCAAGCGTCACAAAAT TTTGCAGAGATGGCGTGCGGCAACATCACTGTTCTCCTGAATGGATCCATTGTTAACGCCTTCCACAAGAGAAG CATGTTTGGAAGCGTTGAACTGGACAGCTTGAATCCTCACCGGGTGAATTATGTCAACATTAAGGTGGTGACCAACCTAGATGGACCCCATAT AGAATCATGTAGTCAAGGATCCATCCTAGACCTGATTCAGATCCTCCAGTCCAGAGGTTTTCAGTGGACCTGCACAGACAGTGACCA GACCCTGATGATCCTTCAGTGCATCCAGGATCCTAAACGCTCCTCCTGTCAGACATATGCGGACGGCAACAGAGAGGGCCTCACATCCAGCTGA
- the LOC125024413 gene encoding ADP-ribosyl cyclase/cyclic ADP-ribose hydrolase 1-like isoform X4 produces MRLVLLQLCSGQLRQQLGTTPNIKHIVVGRCYTYITLVNPGLWCDCEEVWRQFEEAVVHQSSCNVTVEDYHHMFNAMPQIWPCDRFLFWSKTRALMHSYAAVFRHFWTLEDTLVGYLFNDLIWCGQDDDSGNDTCEFKTGFDFSSCPDWSACRNHPVYSLWRQASQNFAEMACGNITVLLNGSIVNAFHKRSMFGSVELDSLNPHRVNYVNIKVVTNLDGPHIESCSQGSILDLIQILQSRGFQWTCTDSDQTLMILQCIQDPKRSSCQTYADGNREGLTSS; encoded by the exons ATGA GGCTTGTTTTGCTCCAGCTTTGCTCTGGGCAGCTGAGACAGCAGCTCGGGACCACCCCCAACATTAAACACATTGTGGTCGGAAGGTGTTACACTTACATTACACTTGTTAACCCCGGCTTATG GTGTGACTgcgaggaggtttggagacagtTTGAGGAGGCTGTCGTCCATCAGTCCTCTTGTAATGTCACAGTGGAGGATTATCATCACATGTTTAATGCAATGCCACAAATCTGGCCTTGTGACAGG TTCCTGTTTTGGAGTAAAACCAGGGCGCTGATGCACAGCTATGCAGCTGTGTTCCGTCATTTCTGGACGCTGGAGGACACGCTGGTTGGCTACTTGTTCAATGACCTCATCTGGTGTGGCCAAGACGACGACTCCG GTAATGACACATGTGAATTTAAAACAGGCTTCGATTTCAGCTCTTGCCCTGACTGGTCAGCGTGTAGAAATCATCCAGTCTATTCCTTGTGGAGGCAAGCGTCACAAAAT TTTGCAGAGATGGCGTGCGGCAACATCACTGTTCTCCTGAATGGATCCATTGTTAACGCCTTCCACAAGAGAAG CATGTTTGGAAGCGTTGAACTGGACAGCTTGAATCCTCACCGGGTGAATTATGTCAACATTAAGGTGGTGACCAACCTAGATGGACCCCATAT AGAATCATGTAGTCAAGGATCCATCCTAGACCTGATTCAGATCCTCCAGTCCAGAGGTTTTCAGTGGACCTGCACAGACAGTGACCA GACCCTGATGATCCTTCAGTGCATCCAGGATCCTAAACGCTCCTCCTGTCAGACATATGCGGACGGCAACAGAGAGGGCCTCACATCCAGCTGA
- the LOC125024413 gene encoding ADP-ribosyl cyclase/cyclic ADP-ribose hydrolase 1-like isoform X3, whose translation MYKRATLPRSNESVRGLMIMTSPKTSASFVTISVSLWLVLLQLCSGQLRQQLGTTPNIKHIVVGRCYTYITLVNPGLWCDCEEVWRQFEEAVVHQSSCNVTVEDYHHMFNAMPQIWPCDRFLFWSKTRALMHSYAAVFRHFWTLEDTLVGYLFNDLIWCGQDDDSGNDTCEFKTGFDFSSCPDWSACRNHPVYSLWRQASQNFAEMACGNITVLLNGSIVNAFHKRRLEAMNNANVLRESCSQGSILDLIQILQSRGFQWTCTDSDQTLMILQCIQDPKRSSCQTYADGNREGLTSS comes from the exons ATGTACAAACGCGCAACTCTTCCGAGGAGCAACGAATCGGTTCGAGGCCTCATGATAATGACATCTCCCAAAACATCTGCCTCTTTTGTAACGATCAGTGTCTCATTAT GGCTTGTTTTGCTCCAGCTTTGCTCTGGGCAGCTGAGACAGCAGCTCGGGACCACCCCCAACATTAAACACATTGTGGTCGGAAGGTGTTACACTTACATTACACTTGTTAACCCCGGCTTATG GTGTGACTgcgaggaggtttggagacagtTTGAGGAGGCTGTCGTCCATCAGTCCTCTTGTAATGTCACAGTGGAGGATTATCATCACATGTTTAATGCAATGCCACAAATCTGGCCTTGTGACAGG TTCCTGTTTTGGAGTAAAACCAGGGCGCTGATGCACAGCTATGCAGCTGTGTTCCGTCATTTCTGGACGCTGGAGGACACGCTGGTTGGCTACTTGTTCAATGACCTCATCTGGTGTGGCCAAGACGACGACTCCG GTAATGACACATGTGAATTTAAAACAGGCTTCGATTTCAGCTCTTGCCCTGACTGGTCAGCGTGTAGAAATCATCCAGTCTATTCCTTGTGGAGGCAAGCGTCACAAAAT TTTGCAGAGATGGCGTGCGGCAACATCACTGTTCTCCTGAATGGATCCATTGTTAACGCCTTCCACAAGAGAAGGTTAGAAGCAATGAACAATGCTAACGTGTTGCG AGAATCATGTAGTCAAGGATCCATCCTAGACCTGATTCAGATCCTCCAGTCCAGAGGTTTTCAGTGGACCTGCACAGACAGTGACCA GACCCTGATGATCCTTCAGTGCATCCAGGATCCTAAACGCTCCTCCTGTCAGACATATGCGGACGGCAACAGAGAGGGCCTCACATCCAGCTGA